From Haemorhous mexicanus isolate bHaeMex1 chromosome 1, bHaeMex1.pri, whole genome shotgun sequence, one genomic window encodes:
- the LOC132338825 gene encoding sphingomyelin phosphodiesterase 5-like — protein MPWPPPSTLPDTPFPSRPLAAVAAVAEALLTPGYWALDRLLALQPTTAQRARWRRHRAGRCLAVGARALAAPALVLVLLLALPPALLGLLLWLPAQAKRRPFVHQHAATAATAEPWDPRRPRGFTFVTANVCLLPSGLARFSNLGDTRRRAEVIGRLLADGAPVEPSGHRHGLLETRRGRGYGGTAERGHPGGDSGGDAWRVAGPAEPVDSTMVWPEMPMASLPLMGNSTLMDNPTLMVNSTLMANPTLMDNPTLMANPTLMDNPTLMANPTLMDNPTLMANPTMMVNSTPMANPTPMANPTLMGNSTLMANTMLMVNPTPMTNSTLMANPTLMVNPTPMTNSTLMATPTLMVNSTLMANPTLMANPTLMDNPTLMANPTLMVNPTPMTNSTLMANPTPMTNPTLMANSTLMVNSTPMANPTPMTNPWPTVDSVPTPMTNPTLRAAPSPTSSPGPERPIPLADPMPPVLTARIPPDADFVCLQEVFDGSAATALRRQLGRRFPHVLWGVGPGGLRCGRLRALGSGLLLGSRFPLLAARFHPFPNAAREDALANKGLLVAQVLLGTGRGRRVVGYLGCTHLQAPAADATIRDEQLSLVLRWLREFRRDQDRPGDLVAFDVLCGDLNFDNCSRGDTQNQHHALFKEFWDPACHDSGHDQPWAIGTLLNYLRIYEEPVSTPEEMRRTLSQPWGREQFLAGPILSCGALDPLAPRPWQGRRVDRVLLRREPALSTEVTGLSVITQLATLSDHLPVALRLRLGPADL, from the exons ATGCCGTGGCCACCCCCGTCCACTCTGCCGGACACCCCCTTCCCCAGCCGGCCGCTGGCCGCGGTGGCCGCGGTGGCCGAGGCCCTGCTGACCCCCGGCTACTGGGCCCTGGACCGGCTGCTGGCGCTGCAGCCCACCACGGCGCAGCGGGCGCGCTGGCGGCGGCAccgggccgggcgctgcctggCCGTGGGCGCTCGGGCTCTGGCGGCGCCGGCGCTGgttctggtgctgctgctggcgctGCCGCCGGCGCTGCTGGGGCTTCTGCTGTGGCTCCCGGCGCAGGCCAAGCGCCGGCCCTTCGTCCACCAGCACGCGGCCACGGCGGCCACCGCCGAGCCCTGGGACCCGCGGCGACCCCGCGGCTTCACCTTCGTGACGGCCAACGTCTGCCTGCTGCCCAGCGGGCTGGCGCGCTTCAGCAACCTGGGTGACACGCGGCGGAGGGCAGAGGTCATCGGGCGGCTGCTGGCCGACGGAGCGCCCGTGGAACCTTCCGGACACCGGCACGGGTTGCTGGAgacgcggcggggccggggctaCGGGGGCACCGCGGAGCGCGGGCACCCGGGTGGAGATTCCGGGGGGGACGCGTGGAGGGTGGCCGGTCCGGCGGAGCCGGTGGACAGCACGATGGTGTGGCCGGAGATGCCGATGGCCAGCCTACCACTGATGGGCAACTCAACACTGATGGACAACCCAACACTGATGGTCAACTCAACACTGATGGCCAACCCAACGCTGATGGACAACCCAACACTGATGGCCAACCCAACACTGATGGACAACCCAACACTGATGGCCAACCCAACACTGATGGACAACCCAACACTGATGGCCAACCCAACAATGATGGTCAACTCAACACCGATGGCCAACCCAACACCGATGGCCAACCCAACACTGATGGGCAACTCAACACTGATGGCCAACACAATGCTGATGGTCAACCCAACTCCAATGACCAACTCAACGCTGATGGCCAACCCAACGCTGATGGTCAACCCAACTCCAATGACCAACTCAACACTGATGGCCACCCCAACACTGATGGTCAACTCAACACTGATGGCCAACCCAACACTGATGGCCAACCCAACACTGATGGACAACCCAACGCTGATGGCCAACCCAACACTGATGGTCAACCCAACTCCAATGACCAACTCAACACTGATGGCCAACCCAACGCCGATGACCAACCCAACACTGATGGCCAACTCAACACTGATGGTCAACTCAACACCGATGGCCAACCCAACACCGATGACCAACCCTTGGCCAACCGTAGACTCGGTGCCAACGCCGATGACCAACCCAACCCTGcgagctgctccatccccgaCGTCCAGCCCGGGGCCGGAGCGGCCGATCCCGCTGGCAGACCCGATGCCCCCGGTGCTGACCGCCCGCATCCCGCCGGACGCCGACTTCGTGTGCCTGCAGGAGGTGTTCGACGGCAGCGCCGCCACCGCCCTGCGGCGCCAGCTCGGCCGCCGCTTCCCGCACGTGCTGTGGGGGGTGGGCCCGGGGGGGCTGCGCTGCGGCCGGCTGCGGGCGTTGGGCagtgggctgctcctgggcagccgCTTCCCGCTGCTGGCCGCCCGCTTCCACCCCTTCCCCAACGCCGCCCGCGAGGACGCGCTGGCCAACAaggggctgctggtggcacag gtgCTGTTGGGgacggggcggggccggcgcgtTGTGGGGTACCTGGGCTGCACCCACCTGCAGGCGCCCGCGG ccgaTGCCACCATCCGTGACGAGCAGCTGTCCCTGGTGCTCCGGTGGCTCCGGGAGTTCCGGCGGGACCAGGACCGGCCTGGGGACCTGGTGGCCTTCGATGTCCTCTGCGGGGACCTCAACTTCGACAACTGCTCccggg GTGACACCCAGAACCAGCACCACGCCCTGTTCAAGGAGTTCTGGGACCCCGCGTGCCACGACTCGGGCCACGACCAGCCCTGGGCCATCG ggacgCTGCTCAACTACCTCAGGATCTACGAGGAGCCCGTGTCCACCCCCGAGGAGATGAGGAG gaCGCTGTCCCAGCCGTGGGGACGCGAGCAGTTCCTGGCGGGTCCCATCCTGTCCTGCGGGGCCCTGGACCCGCTGGCCCCGCGGCCGTGGCAGGGCCGGAGAGTGGACAGAGTGCTGCTGCGGCGGGAGCCCGCGCTGAGCACC gaGGTCACCGGGCTCTCGGTCATCACCCAGCTGGCCACACTGTCCGACCACCTGCCCGTGGCCCTGCGGCTGCGCCTGGGGCCCGCTGACCTCTGA